The genomic stretch TTCAAAATCGAAACGGTCAGCTTCGTGCCTGTGCAACCAAGCGGATGACCAAGCGCGATCGCACCTCCGTTGACATTGACTTTCTCCGGGTCGAGTCCAAGCTCTTTTACCACGTAGAACGCCTGTGCCGCGAACGCTTCGTTGATCTCGAACAGGTCGATGTCTTGCAACGACAGCCCCGCCTGCTTCAGCGCCTTGGGAATGGCGACCACCGGGCCGACGCCCATGATGTCCGGGTCAACGCCGCCAACTGCGAACGAGCGAAATACTGCCAGCGGCTTAGCACCAAGCTGTGCCGCCTTTTCTGCCGACATCAACACGGTCGCTGCTGCGCCATCAGACGTTTGCGACGAGTTGCCTGCGGTGACCGAGCCTTGCACGTGGAACGCAGGGCGCAGTTTACCGAGCACTTCCAGCGTGGTATCTGGACGCACACCTTCATCCGTATCAAATAAGAACTCCGACACTTGCTGCTTGTTGTTCGCCCCCACCGTCACGTTGCGCACGGTGATCGGAACGATCTCCTCTTTAAACTTGCCTGCTGCGATCGCAGCCGCCGCGCGCTGATGCGAGCGTACTGCAAATTCGTCCTGCTGCTCACGAGTGATGCCAAAGCGCTGCGCCACCTGTTCTGCCGTATGGCCCATGCCCATGTACACGTCGGGCAGGTTGTCAACAAGCCACGGATTAGGAGCCAACTTGTAGCCGACCATCGGCACCATCGACATGCTCTCCACGCCGCCTGCGATCACCGTATCTGCCGCGCCGATCATGATGTTCTGCGCTCCGATGGCGATCGATTGCAGACCGGATGAGCAGAAGCGGTTGACCGTCATGCCCGACACGTTGGTCGGGAGCCCGGCGCGCATCGCGACGATGCGGCCGAGGTTCATCCCTTGTTCTCCTTCTGGAATCGCACATCCAATGATGACATCTTCAATCTCTTTCGGGTCGAGCCCGCCGACGCGGTTGATCGCTTCCTGCACGACCAGACCGCCAAGGTCTTCCGGGCGCGTGTTTCGAAGCGACCCTTTATGTGAGCGGCCTACAGCCGTTCTGACAGCCGATACGATCACTGCTTCACGCATTCTGTGTTCCCTCCTCGATCTGCCCGCGCTAGTTGCGGAGCGGTTTTCCTTTGGCCAGCATGTGTTGCATGCGTTGCTGTGTGAGCGGTTCGCCGCACAGCGACAGGAACGCCTCACGCTCCAGATCGAGCAGATACTGCTCTGTCACTTCGGTGCCCGCTGCGATCCGTCCGCCAGACAGCACGGTCGCGACCTTCTCCGCAATCTTCACGTCATGCGCCGACGCATGGCCGCTCAACTGCAATTGTCTCGCCCCGAGCTTCATCACAGAATAACCTGCTTCACCGACCACTTTGATCTTCTTTTGCACCGGTGGGCGATAGTTATCTGCCAGCGCCAGCACCGATTGTTTGGCGTCATAGAGCAAGTAGTCGCTGTTGACCGTCATGGCATCCGACTTGCGGAAGTACCCTAGTTCCTGCCCTTCGCGGAAGGAGGTGGAGACTTTCGCCAACGCAATCGTTTCAAAGGCTCGGTTGACGTACGGTTGCAGGTCAGCCCCGGCCGGAACGTTCTCGATGTTGCGCAAGAGCAGCTCTTTGTTGCCGCCGCCACCAGGAAGCAGACCGACCCCCACTTCGACGAGGCCAAAATAGGATTCGGCCGCACCTTGAATCTTGTCGGCTGGGAAACACACTTCGGCGCCACCGCCAAGCGTCATCGAAAATGGAGCGGCCACGACCGGTTTGTCGAGGTACTTCAGCGCTAGAGTCGCATTTTGGAACTGGCGGATGATCAGGTCGATCTCTTCCCAGTTGTCATCTTGCGCTTCCATCAAGATCATCATCAGGTTGGCCCCTACGCAGAAGTTTTTGGCTTGGTTGCCGATGACCAGACCTTGGTAGTTTTTCGATACTTCGTCTGCCGCGTAGAACATCATCTGGATGATATCGGTGCCGATCGCTTGGTTCAACGAGTGGAACTCCAGCGCGGCAACGCCGTCGCCCAGATCGATCAGCGATGCG from Tumebacillus algifaecis encodes the following:
- a CDS encoding acetyl-CoA C-acyltransferase, which translates into the protein MREAVIVSAVRTAVGRSHKGSLRNTRPEDLGGLVVQEAINRVGGLDPKEIEDVIIGCAIPEGEQGMNLGRIVAMRAGLPTNVSGMTVNRFCSSGLQSIAIGAQNIMIGAADTVIAGGVESMSMVPMVGYKLAPNPWLVDNLPDVYMGMGHTAEQVAQRFGITREQQDEFAVRSHQRAAAAIAAGKFKEEIVPITVRNVTVGANNKQQVSEFLFDTDEGVRPDTTLEVLGKLRPAFHVQGSVTAGNSSQTSDGAAATVLMSAEKAAQLGAKPLAVFRSFAVGGVDPDIMGVGPVVAIPKALKQAGLSLQDIDLFEINEAFAAQAFYVVKELGLDPEKVNVNGGAIALGHPLGCTGTKLTVSILNELRRRGGRYGVVSMCIGGGMGAAGVFELV